From the genome of Aliarcobacter lanthieri:
ATTCATCACAAATTGCAAACTATCTAAAAAATATATTCCCTATAAATAATGATGATGTAAATATTTTATTCAATGAATCATCAAGTGTTATGAGTGTTGTTTTTTACTCTATTTTAATAACTGCAATTTTTCAAGGGTTTTTATTTGGAGTATTTTTGAGTGCTTTTGGATATGATGGACTTTTATTTGGAGTTCTATATGGTTTTGCTTCTTTAGTTCCTGTTATTGGTGGGATTATGATGTGGCTGCCAGTTTCAATTTATGAAGCAACAACAGGAAGTTTATCAAGTGCTATTTTTATAGCTATTTACTCTATTGTAGTTATTTCTATCATAGCAGATACTTTTATAAAACCAGTAATAATAAATTATATAAATAAAAAAGTAGTAAAAAACAAAACAAATATTAGTTCTCTTTTAATATTCTTTGCAATAGTTGCAGGACTTTCAACTTTTGGTTTTTGGGGAATGATAATAGGTCCAGCTACGATAAGTCTATTTATTTCTATTATGGAATTATTAAAAAAGTACAATGATAAATAAGAGGAGTTATTCCTCTCCTCTAATTATCTCTCCTCTAAAGCTTATAATTCCATAATCTAAATTCACAACTTTTTTAAATCCCATATTCTCCATAATTCTTTGACAGTAAGCACTTCTACTTCCACTATGACAATATACAACTACAGGAATATCTTTTTTATCATTTAACTCTTCGATAGAATTATAAAAACTAGTTGTTGGAACTAAATAATCAGTTCCTTTTATTCTTGCACTAATCCATTCCATCCACTCTCTAGTATCTACTAAATTAAATTTTATAGCTCCTTTTTCTCTAGCTTCAAGTAATGCTTCTAATTCAATTGAATTAATCTCTTCTTTATTAAATAGTTCTTGGCATTCTTCTTTTGTTAATCCTCTAAAATGTGTAACTATTGCCTCTTTTGTATTCATTTCTAAACTTAATTCTTTAGCTTTTTGATGTGTACAAAAAATTCCACAATGACAACTTCCTTTATTTGGTATTTCATCACTTAAAGCTGGTGTACAGGGGCATAATCTATTTTTTTCATTTTGATTTTCTTCTATAACCATAAAACAGGGACAATACCTTTTCCCATAAATAAGCATATTTCTAGTCAATCCCATTTGAATGGACTCATTTACTTCATCATCTGGATTAAAAACTAAGTTATATTGTTTTATTACATCTTTTGTAAAATCTTTTGTATTTTCTAATTCATTTTTAAAAACTAAAGACTCTATATCAATTTTTTGTATCATTTATACCTTTCTTATATTAATATTTTTTTAAATTATTCTTGACAATTATACTATATTTTCATTAATTAAATTTTTCGATATAATCTATAAAAATATTATTAAGGTTTACTATGAATACTTTTGATTATGAGAAATTAAAACTTTTCTATATTGGAAAAGAGACCATAAATGGACAAAAAACTCCTTTGGTCTATCAAAATAAAGATTTATTAACTCATGCAGCTATTCTTGGTATGACAGGAAGTGGTAAAACTGGTTTAGGAATAAGTTTACTTGAAGAAGCAGCAATAGATGAAATACCATCAATCATTATTGATCCAAAAGGTGATATGACAAATTTAATGCTAACTTTTCCTGAATTAACACCTAATGATTTTGAACCTTGGATTGATGATAGTGAAGTTGCAAATAGTGGAAAAACAAAAGATGAATTAGCTTCAAATATAGCATCATTATGGAAAAATGGGATAGAAAAAGATTTTCAAGATATAAATAGAATAAAAAAGCTAAAGGATAGTGCAGATTTTACTATATATACTCCAGGAAGTAATGCAGGAGTTCAAATTTCAATTTTATCTTCATTCAAAGCACCAGCAATTGAAGTATTAGAAGACAATGAAGTTTTTTCTTCACTTATTAGTTCTACAGTTAGTTCTCTTTTATCATTAATTGACGATAAACAAGAAGCAACTTCAAAAGAATCAATTCTTCTTAGTTCAATATTTACAAATTATTTTAAAGAACAAAAAGACCTAACATTAGAAGAGATAATTACTTTAATAGTAACTCCTCCTTTTTCAAAAATTGGAGTTTTCGATTTAGAAACATTTTTTGCACAAAGTGATAGATTAAAATTTGCATTAAAACTAAATACACTTATTGCTAGTCCATCTTTTAGTACTTGGCTTGAAGGAGAAAGTTTAGATATTTCAAAAATGTTATATGATGAAAATGGAAAAGCAAGAGTTTCAATATTTTCTATTGCTCAT
Proteins encoded in this window:
- a CDS encoding AI-2E family transporter; this encodes MKPSYFLIAIAILLLFFLVQLFDPFLKPIFVAILLTIATNSLFIKINIVIKNNAVSTSILTILMASLFFLPMLYCIISFATFFNQVDQNVLINNLNNIKNSAIDILAEFSFLNDFTKNITSKIDIGKIVQTLVSFSADLGRNSAKFMIDMVLILVFFLFFTLYSSQIANYLKNIFPINNDDVNILFNESSSVMSVVFYSILITAIFQGFLFGVFLSAFGYDGLLFGVLYGFASLVPVIGGIMMWLPVSIYEATTGSLSSAIFIAIYSIVVISIIADTFIKPVIINYINKKVVKNKTNISSLLIFFAIVAGLSTFGFWGMIIGPATISLFISIMELLKKYNDK
- a CDS encoding ferredoxin-thioredoxin reductase catalytic domain-containing protein, whose product is MIQKIDIESLVFKNELENTKDFTKDVIKQYNLVFNPDDEVNESIQMGLTRNMLIYGKRYCPCFMVIEENQNEKNRLCPCTPALSDEIPNKGSCHCGIFCTHQKAKELSLEMNTKEAIVTHFRGLTKEECQELFNKEEINSIELEALLEAREKGAIKFNLVDTREWMEWISARIKGTDYLVPTTSFYNSIEELNDKKDIPVVVYCHSGSRSAYCQRIMENMGFKKVVNLDYGIISFRGEIIRGEE